A segment of the Anaerolineae bacterium genome:
GCCTGAACCCCATCTCGATGGCGCGTTTTTCCATCATGGCGGATGATTTGAGAATACCCAATTGCGTGCGTAAATGGGCGTTGATCATTTCGACCTCAGTGATCTCGTTTTCCATCATGATGATCGCTCTGCCAAGCGCCAGGGTACGGGCGGTTACATCCAGGTACAGGGAAGCACCCAGGATCACTCCCAGCAGAATGACCAGAATCAACATCCCCGTGCTGATTTGTTTTCGCCACGGAGTCGTTGAGTATGCCTGTGCTAACCTGCGCAGCGAGTTCATGCTCCAATCACCTTTGCCTTTTTTCAAAGACCTTGCAAGTGTCATGCCATCACTCGTTCGTTGCCAGTTTTTCAGCGACGCGCAGGCGGGCGCTCCTTGCGCGGGGATTTAAAGCCACTTCGTTTGCCGAAGGGCGGATGGGCTTGGGAGTCAGGACTTTCAACCGGGCACGGTGACCACAGGTGCAAATCGGTTGTTTCGGTGGGCAGATGCAGTTGCGTGCTTCGGTTTGAAAGTAAGTTTTGACCAAGCGGTCCTCCAAAGAGTGAAAAGATATGATCGCCAGGCGACCGGTGACCTTCAAGGCTGTCGTTGCCTGAGGCAAGACGTGCTCTAACGCCTCTAGCTCAGCGTTGACGGCAATCCGTAAGGCTTGAAAGGTTCGAGTGGCGGGATGAATGCCGCCGGAATGACGTCCCACCACACGAACGACCACATTTGCAAGCTGTGAGGTGGTCAGGATGGGACGGGAAGCAACGATAGCACGGGCAATCTGTTTTGCGAAGCGCTCTTCTCCATAGCGAAAGAGGATATCTGCCAATTCGTCCTGCGATAAGTTGTTAACCAGGTCTGCCGCAGTGTGAGGTTGGCGGCAGTCGAAACGCATGTCCAAAGGCGCTTCGGCACGGAATGAAAAACCACGTTCGGGTGTATCAAGTTGCAGGGAGGATACACCCAAATCCAGTAGAATCCCGTCCACCGTACTCCAACCAAGCCACGCTAAATGCTGTGAAAGATCGCGATAGCTTCCGTGAACCAGCCAATAGCGCCCTTGATAGGCTTTGAGATTTTGGTCGGCGATTTGTAAGGCAGAGATATCCAGATCAATGCCCAACAATAAACCATCCGGCGCACTGGCGTCTAAGATGCCTCGCGCATGCCCACCGCTTCCAACGGTGGCGTCGACAAATCGCTGCCCACGGCGTGGTTGAAGATAGGTGAGAACCTCTTGGTAAAGGACAGGTTTATGCACGGCTGCGATTGGTCGTTAGCTGAAAGTCAATAAACCGTGCGACATCGGATTCAGCTTCGTCAAGGACTTGCCTGTGTTGTTCCCAATTTTCTTTGGACCAAATCTCAAAAAAGTTACCCACACCAACAATGACGATCTCGGAATTAAGATTGGCTTTTTCGCGTAAGTATTGAGGGATCAAGATTCTACCCGTGCGATCGACTTCGACTTGTTCACCGTTCGAAAAAAGGTAGCGCCGTAGCAACCGCGCATTGGGATCGGCATAGTTCTGGTCGTTAATTTGGTTCGCCCAACTCTCAAAGACCTCAGCAGGCATAACCAGCAGGTTCATGTCAAAACCTTTGGTGATGATCACATCTCCACCCAACAACTCGCGATACTTGGCGGGGATGGTCAGGCGCCCTTTTTGGTCTAGAGAGTGAAAGTATTGTCCTAAGAACATCTGTTCCTTCTATCCTGTTAAACCGCAACGCCGGATCAGTTCCGGCGTCCCACTTGAACCCACTTTCCTGCACAGTTAGACACATTGTAGCTTAAAATGGGATGAAAATCAAGGGGTATATCCACTCAATTTTGATTAGATTTTTTTACTGGAAGGGCGGGTTAAAATTTGGTGATTTTAGGGTTGGCCTTGAATGAGGCAGTTGTGAATATTAATCTTTTTTAATCCTTAATAATTCGGTTAAATCATGTATAATTTATTAAGGTTTCTTGCCGCAATTTTGAGCATAGCTGAAGTCTCGTTCCCTCTGCGGCAATGGCTGTAGGAATGATCTCAGTGTTTGAAACTGTGCTTGATGTACCGGTACT
Coding sequences within it:
- a CDS encoding rRNA small subunit methyltransferase H; amino-acid sequence: MHKPVLYQEVLTYLQPRRGQRFVDATVGSGGHARGILDASAPDGLLLGIDLDISALQIADQNLKAYQGRYWLVHGSYRDLSQHLAWLGWSTVDGILLDLGVSSLQLDTPERGFSFRAEAPLDMRFDCRQPHTAADLVNNLSQDELADILFRYGEERFAKQIARAIVASRPILTTSQLANVVVRVVGRHSGGIHPATRTFQALRIAVNAELEALEHVLPQATTALKVTGRLAIISFHSLEDRLVKTYFQTEARNCICPPKQPICTCGHRARLKVLTPKPIRPSANEVALNPRARSARLRVAEKLATNE
- a CDS encoding Cell division protein MraZ gives rise to the protein MFLGQYFHSLDQKGRLTIPAKYRELLGGDVIITKGFDMNLLVMPAEVFESWANQINDQNYADPNARLLRRYLFSNGEQVEVDRTGRILIPQYLREKANLNSEIVIVGVGNFFEIWSKENWEQHRQVLDEAESDVARFIDFQLTTNRSRA